A section of the Leptotrichia sp. HSP-342 genome encodes:
- a CDS encoding thymidine phosphorylase has product MRAVDIIEKKRDNLKLSDTEIEFLLNEYLTGNIPDYQMSAFLMGVYFNDMTKEELLKFTMVMRDSGDVIKFDEIDRFLVDKHSTGGVGDKVTVILSPILSALGMGNVKLSGKGLGHTGGTIDKFESIKGFKFSTTKEELVKIANKTGVGLMGYSDKIVPLDKKLYSLRDVTATVPSIPLIASSIMSKKLAIYSDVIILDVKVGDGAFMKDLEQAKKLAERMIEIGKGAGRKVKVVLSNMDEPLGHAIGNANEIIEAIEFLKGNGASDVKEVVYTITGLALKEKGEISELSEAKEKIDEVIKNGTALKILAEFIGESGGNKDLINDYGLLPKARYVMEIFSENEGYIKKIKTEEIGKAAMIIGAGRAKKEDEVDHAVGINIFRKVGEKIGKNEKIAEIYYNDDKNVNESKNMVIDAFVITSEKVEEPKAIFEIIE; this is encoded by the coding sequence ATGAGAGCAGTTGATATAATTGAGAAAAAACGTGACAACCTTAAACTATCTGATACAGAGATAGAGTTTTTATTAAATGAATATTTGACTGGAAATATTCCTGATTATCAGATGTCAGCATTTCTTATGGGAGTTTACTTTAATGATATGACAAAGGAAGAACTGTTGAAATTTACAATGGTAATGAGAGACTCTGGAGATGTGATAAAATTTGATGAGATAGATAGATTTCTTGTGGATAAGCATAGTACAGGAGGTGTTGGAGATAAGGTTACAGTAATACTTTCCCCTATTTTATCAGCACTTGGGATGGGAAATGTGAAGTTATCTGGAAAAGGACTTGGGCATACTGGAGGGACAATTGACAAGTTTGAGTCAATTAAAGGATTCAAGTTTTCAACGACAAAAGAGGAACTTGTAAAAATTGCTAATAAAACTGGAGTTGGGCTGATGGGATACAGCGACAAGATAGTTCCGCTTGATAAGAAACTATATTCTTTACGTGATGTGACTGCAACTGTTCCAAGTATTCCGTTAATTGCCAGCAGTATTATGAGTAAGAAATTAGCAATTTATTCAGATGTTATAATTCTTGATGTAAAAGTTGGGGATGGAGCCTTTATGAAAGATTTGGAGCAAGCTAAAAAATTGGCAGAAAGAATGATTGAAATTGGAAAAGGTGCTGGAAGAAAAGTCAAGGTTGTACTTAGCAATATGGATGAACCGCTTGGGCATGCAATTGGAAATGCAAACGAAATTATAGAAGCAATTGAATTTTTAAAGGGAAATGGTGCTTCTGACGTAAAAGAAGTTGTTTATACGATTACAGGACTTGCCTTGAAAGAAAAAGGTGAAATATCAGAATTGAGTGAGGCAAAAGAAAAAATTGATGAAGTAATAAAAAACGGAACAGCATTAAAGATATTGGCAGAATTTATTGGGGAAAGTGGTGGAAACAAAGACCTTATAAATGACTATGGATTACTTCCAAAAGCTAGATATGTAATGGAAATTTTTTCTGAAAATGAAGGATATATAAAAAAAATAAAAACAGAAGAAATTGGAAAAGCAGCAATGATTATTGGTGCAGGCCGTGCTAAAAAAGAAGATGAAGTTGACCATGCAGTTGGAATAAATATCTTTAGAAAAGTTGGGGAAAAAATAGGAAAAAATGAAAAAATTGCTGAAATTTACTATAATGATGATAAAAATGTGAATGAATCTAAAAATATGGTTATAGATGCATTTGTAATAACATCAGAAAAAGTTGAAGAGCCAAAGGCAATTTTTGAAATAATAGAATAA
- a CDS encoding inorganic diphosphatase has product MSLDNYKKFLGQKIHVKMDRKMGERHPKYNFIYPVNYGYIPNTISEDGEEIDVYILGVFEPVDEFCGICRAIVYRYDDEENKLIVIPDGKNYTVSQMEVLVEFQERFFKHKILTE; this is encoded by the coding sequence ATGAGTTTAGATAATTATAAAAAATTTTTAGGACAAAAAATACATGTAAAGATGGATAGAAAAATGGGAGAAAGACATCCTAAATATAATTTTATATATCCAGTAAATTATGGATATATTCCAAATACTATTAGTGAAGATGGAGAAGAAATAGATGTGTATATTTTGGGAGTTTTTGAACCTGTTGATGAATTTTGTGGAATATGTAGAGCTATTGTTTATAGGTATGATGATGAAGAAAATAAACTTATAGTAATTCCAGATGGGAAAAATTATACAGTTTCCCAAATGGAAGTACTGGTTGAATTTCAAGAACGTTTTTTCAAACATAAAATTTTAACTGAATAA
- the polA gene encoding DNA polymerase I: MKRAVILDTSAIMYRSHFALMGMRNSNGMSTGATFGFINTLESVIREFRPDYLVACLDVKRSELDRTGELETYKAHRESMPEELVMQIDAIMKVLDGYRIPKYKKAGQEADDVIATFATKFSNDEDEQIEVFVITGDKDLAQLVDGKINIALLGKGDKNSAFKHIKTDEDVVEYLGVTPDKIPDLFGLMGDKSDGIPGVTGIGPKNGVKLITTYGNLEGIYENIDEIKGKQKEKLLTDKENAFISRELATVKRELDVEYDKNKLKFEEKDFDSLLKLYEELDFKRFSKAVEEEKERFLQSGNQKELTEEEKQILEKNKKIVEEKLEKERLEREKVEKQELEYDKENPIFDGISHFYEHVEYEHNSEIDKKIDEIQVLKEKLAMEYEAQKKKAEEIALENQKTEKTKKIKDEKVYFEKNYGKVVSWNDAYSVIEKMDKKVAIFENMLGLSICDEKTNIVLLDSELKNILQNENHEKSGAGVQINLFSLGENTDEKEDNKKNIEDIYKLLSEKEIIAYNVKEYMKNGESEYFGYSVGGKTYGINEERFGIKCTEYFDILLARYVLGTESLQEIEEIILDEFDVEIATFEEKFKKERRKKDFSDVSDDVVCEFLSKRTFFIYKLEIIFRNRLQNEQFLNIFDKLESRLIPVLAQMEETGIKIDKKYFSEFQNELEEKINMLQSDIYKLADGEFNIDSPQQLGEVLFEKLQIPSGKKTKTGYSTNVEVLEMIANNGELTEDKRMIGKKLLEYRAYKKLLSTYIEPIPKLADKDERIHTTFNQNGTSTGRLSSANPNLQNIPVRTDDGIRIRTGFVAKGGHSLISFDYSQIELRVLAELSKDRHLVQAYQDNQDLHNLTARKIFFKTQEDEISRHERSIAKVINFSILYGKTPFGLSKELGITVQEASQYITTYFEEYPRVRKFLDIVTETAKLHGFVETFYGTRRYISGINATNKNVQAQAVRMAVNTVVQGTAANIIKKVMIELHEEFKNDENIKMLLQVHDELIFEVRDEFTKEYMEKIEKIMENTVKFKKVPLKANGSVAKNWGLLK, from the coding sequence TTGAAAAGAGCGGTTATATTGGATACGAGTGCGATTATGTATAGAAGTCATTTTGCACTAATGGGAATGAGAAATAGTAACGGAATGTCTACTGGAGCGACATTTGGGTTTATTAATACGCTGGAAAGTGTGATTAGGGAATTTAGACCTGATTATTTAGTGGCTTGTCTAGATGTTAAAAGGAGTGAACTAGATAGAACTGGGGAGCTGGAAACGTATAAGGCACATAGGGAAAGTATGCCTGAAGAACTGGTTATGCAGATTGATGCTATTATGAAGGTGTTGGATGGGTATAGAATTCCGAAATATAAGAAGGCTGGGCAGGAAGCGGATGATGTTATTGCCACTTTTGCCACTAAATTTTCTAATGATGAAGATGAGCAGATTGAGGTCTTTGTAATAACTGGGGATAAGGATTTGGCACAGCTTGTAGATGGAAAAATTAACATTGCCTTGCTTGGAAAAGGGGATAAAAATTCTGCATTTAAACATATAAAGACTGACGAAGATGTAGTTGAATATTTGGGAGTTACGCCTGATAAGATTCCTGATTTGTTTGGTCTTATGGGAGATAAGTCGGACGGAATTCCAGGAGTTACGGGGATTGGTCCTAAAAATGGAGTGAAACTTATTACGACTTATGGAAATTTGGAAGGAATTTACGAAAATATTGATGAAATAAAAGGGAAACAGAAGGAAAAATTACTGACTGATAAGGAAAATGCCTTTATAAGTCGGGAACTTGCAACTGTCAAAAGGGAGCTTGATGTTGAATATGATAAAAATAAATTGAAATTTGAGGAAAAGGATTTTGACAGTCTTTTAAAACTTTATGAGGAGCTTGATTTTAAAAGATTTTCTAAAGCTGTTGAAGAAGAAAAGGAAAGATTCTTGCAAAGTGGAAATCAGAAGGAACTTACAGAAGAAGAGAAGCAAATTTTAGAAAAAAATAAAAAAATTGTTGAAGAAAAATTGGAAAAAGAGAGACTTGAAAGAGAAAAAGTTGAAAAGCAGGAATTGGAGTATGATAAGGAAAATCCGATTTTTGATGGAATTTCACATTTTTATGAGCATGTGGAGTACGAACATAATTCAGAAATAGATAAAAAAATTGATGAAATTCAAGTTTTAAAGGAAAAATTGGCAATGGAATATGAAGCTCAGAAGAAAAAGGCAGAAGAGATTGCGTTAGAAAATCAGAAAACTGAAAAAACTAAAAAAATTAAAGATGAAAAAGTGTATTTTGAGAAAAATTATGGAAAAGTTGTGAGCTGGAATGATGCTTATTCTGTGATTGAGAAAATGGATAAAAAAGTGGCAATTTTTGAGAATATGCTTGGACTTTCTATTTGTGATGAAAAAACGAATATTGTGCTTTTGGATAGTGAATTGAAAAATATTTTACAAAATGAAAATCACGAAAAATCAGGAGCTGGAGTTCAAATTAACTTGTTCAGTTTAGGTGAGAATACTGATGAAAAGGAAGATAATAAAAAAAATATTGAGGATATTTATAAATTATTGAGTGAGAAAGAAATTATTGCCTATAATGTTAAAGAGTATATGAAAAATGGGGAAAGTGAGTATTTTGGATACTCTGTTGGTGGAAAAACTTATGGGATAAATGAAGAGAGATTCGGGATAAAATGTACGGAATATTTTGATATTTTGCTTGCAAGATATGTACTTGGGACAGAAAGTTTGCAGGAAATCGAGGAAATAATTTTAGATGAGTTTGATGTTGAGATTGCAACTTTTGAGGAAAAATTTAAGAAGGAGCGAAGAAAGAAGGATTTTAGTGATGTTTCTGATGATGTGGTTTGTGAGTTTTTATCAAAGAGAACGTTTTTTATTTATAAATTGGAAATAATTTTTAGAAATAGATTACAAAATGAGCAGTTCTTAAATATATTTGACAAGCTGGAAAGTCGATTAATACCAGTATTGGCACAAATGGAAGAAACTGGAATAAAAATTGATAAAAAATATTTCAGTGAATTTCAGAATGAGCTGGAAGAAAAGATAAATATGCTTCAAAGTGATATTTATAAACTTGCTGATGGAGAATTTAATATTGATTCACCACAACAATTAGGAGAAGTTTTGTTTGAAAAATTACAGATTCCATCAGGTAAAAAGACAAAAACTGGATATTCAACAAATGTGGAAGTTCTGGAAATGATTGCAAACAATGGAGAATTGACAGAAGACAAACGTATGATTGGGAAAAAGCTTCTGGAATACAGGGCTTATAAGAAATTATTATCAACATACATTGAGCCAATTCCAAAACTGGCGGATAAAGATGAAAGGATTCATACTACTTTTAACCAAAATGGTACCTCTACTGGACGGCTTTCGTCAGCAAATCCAAATTTACAAAATATTCCTGTGAGAACAGATGATGGAATAAGGATTCGTACTGGTTTTGTCGCAAAGGGAGGGCATAGCTTGATTTCATTTGATTATTCACAAATTGAATTGAGAGTTCTGGCTGAATTGTCAAAAGATAGGCATTTAGTGCAGGCATATCAGGATAATCAGGATTTGCATAACTTGACAGCAAGAAAGATATTTTTCAAAACCCAAGAAGATGAGATTTCACGGCATGAGAGAAGTATTGCAAAAGTAATTAATTTTAGTATCCTGTATGGAAAAACACCGTTTGGACTGTCGAAGGAACTAGGGATTACAGTTCAAGAGGCTTCTCAATATATAACGACATATTTTGAGGAATATCCTAGAGTCAGAAAATTTTTGGATATTGTGACAGAGACAGCTAAGCTTCACGGTTTTGTAGAAACTTTTTACGGTACGAGAAGATACATTAGCGGAATTAATGCGACAAATAAAAATGTACAGGCACAGGCTGTAAGAATGGCGGTAAATACTGTCGTTCAAGGAACAGCGGCAAATATTATAAAAAAAGTTATGATTGAACTTCATGAGGAGTTTAAAAATGATGAAAATATAAAAATGCTTCTTCAAGTTCATGATGAACTGATTTTTGAAGTTCGTGATGAATTTACTAAGGAATACATGGAAAAAATTGAAAAAATTATGGAAAATACTGTTAAATTTAAGAAAGTTCCATTAAAAGCGAATGGAAGTGTGGCTAAAAATTGGGGATTATTAAAGTAA
- a CDS encoding AzlD domain-containing protein, translating into MIRLNYNENLGILTMILMTLIIMTVILRTLPIFVKIPENNLKVNKFFEALPYTVLTVLVFPDIFTSTGSTNFDIIRVLIGIAIVAYLTFRKTNLGIIIIVSIAVIYFLGMLKGSF; encoded by the coding sequence GTGATAAGATTGAATTATAACGAAAATTTAGGGATTTTAACAATGATTTTGATGACACTCATAATCATGACGGTAATACTGAGGACATTGCCAATATTTGTAAAAATTCCAGAAAACAACCTAAAAGTTAATAAGTTCTTTGAAGCACTTCCTTATACAGTACTGACAGTATTAGTATTTCCAGATATTTTTACTTCTACTGGAAGTACAAATTTTGACATAATAAGAGTTCTGATTGGAATAGCAATCGTGGCATATTTAACTTTTAGGAAGACAAATCTGGGAATAATAATAATTGTTTCTATTGCAGTGATATATTTTTTAGGAATGTTAAAAGGAAGTTTTTAA
- a CDS encoding amino acid ABC transporter permease — protein MEELEKTRKIVKTSFFIAVVTVAVLFVFPYDMKPEEWGIYANSYFITTLGLTAGGAAIGILLGMLLAFLKFQKTNIEILDMIKDVIIDEYVDIMRGTPMVLQLLTLSFVVVILNNYWIALIALGLNSAAYVEETIRSGIESIDKGQMEAARATGMPYRMAMNEIVMPQAIKNILPALLNEFINLFKETAVVGYISVVDITMNSKSLQAVYYSVKPILFTGLVYYISVKLFSFIGKRLEMRLKEND, from the coding sequence ATGGAAGAATTGGAAAAAACACGAAAAATAGTAAAAACATCATTTTTTATAGCAGTTGTAACTGTTGCTGTGCTTTTTGTATTTCCGTATGACATGAAGCCGGAAGAATGGGGAATTTATGCAAACAGTTACTTTATAACTACATTGGGGCTTACAGCTGGTGGAGCTGCTATCGGTATTCTTTTGGGAATGCTTTTAGCATTCTTAAAATTTCAGAAAACCAATATAGAAATTTTAGATATGATAAAAGATGTTATTATCGATGAATATGTTGACATAATGCGAGGAACTCCTATGGTTTTACAGCTTTTGACATTATCTTTTGTAGTTGTAATACTTAACAATTACTGGATTGCATTAATTGCTTTAGGACTTAATAGTGCAGCTTATGTAGAAGAAACAATCCGTTCTGGAATTGAAAGTATAGACAAGGGGCAAATGGAAGCTGCAAGAGCGACTGGTATGCCTTATAGAATGGCAATGAATGAAATTGTAATGCCACAGGCAATAAAAAATATTTTGCCAGCACTTTTGAACGAATTTATAAATTTATTTAAGGAAACAGCCGTTGTGGGATATATTAGTGTCGTAGACATTACAATGAACAGTAAAAGCTTACAAGCTGTATATTATAGTGTAAAACCAATATTGTTTACTGGTTTGGTTTATTATATCAGCGTAAAATTATTCTCATTTATTGGGAAACGATTGGAGATGAGATTAAAGGAAAATGATTAA
- a CDS encoding BMP family lipoprotein, producing MKKIITIFSVIFALMLVVACGNKPATGEQVKDGKTSADATNSKKAVAVVYSTGGKGDKSFNDATFRGLEKAQKELGISFKEYEPKDPSTEAKNALTQFAESGEFELIIAVGYSMKDSLVAVAQAFPDQKFAIIDETVNGLPNVASILFKEQEGSFLVGALAGMMDKTGSIGFVGANESELIKRFYAGYTQGARYVKPDIKVLPVYIGGNNSFNDQASAKAKTETLIQQGADVIYHAAGASGLGVFQAVKEKNVYGIGVDSNQDNLYPGIILTSMMKYVDNAVFDVVKSSIDGKFEAKLQVFGIKENGVGTTNFEFTKDKIGEENIKRLEQIKQDIKDGKIQVKPTL from the coding sequence ATGAAAAAAATTATAACAATTTTTAGTGTAATTTTTGCATTAATGTTAGTTGTAGCTTGTGGAAATAAACCAGCTACAGGAGAGCAGGTAAAAGATGGTAAAACATCTGCAGATGCAACAAATTCTAAAAAGGCTGTTGCAGTAGTTTATTCTACTGGTGGGAAAGGTGACAAATCATTTAATGATGCGACTTTTAGAGGTTTAGAAAAGGCTCAGAAAGAATTAGGAATTTCTTTTAAAGAATATGAGCCAAAAGACCCATCAACAGAAGCAAAGAATGCTTTAACACAATTTGCAGAATCTGGAGAATTTGAGTTGATTATTGCGGTTGGATACAGCATGAAAGATTCATTAGTTGCTGTAGCTCAAGCTTTCCCTGATCAAAAATTTGCAATAATTGATGAAACTGTAAATGGATTGCCAAATGTTGCTTCTATTTTGTTTAAAGAACAAGAAGGTTCATTCTTAGTAGGAGCGTTGGCTGGAATGATGGATAAAACAGGAAGTATTGGATTTGTGGGTGCAAACGAATCTGAATTAATTAAAAGATTCTATGCGGGATATACACAAGGTGCAAGATACGTAAAACCAGATATTAAAGTTTTACCTGTATACATTGGAGGAAACAACTCATTTAACGACCAGGCATCAGCAAAAGCTAAAACTGAAACACTAATCCAACAAGGTGCGGATGTTATTTATCATGCTGCTGGAGCAAGTGGACTAGGAGTATTCCAAGCAGTTAAGGAAAAAAATGTTTATGGAATTGGTGTGGATTCTAACCAAGATAATTTGTATCCAGGAATAATTTTGACGTCTATGATGAAATATGTTGATAATGCAGTATTCGATGTTGTAAAATCTTCAATAGATGGAAAATTTGAAGCAAAATTACAAGTTTTTGGAATCAAGGAAAATGGAGTAGGAACAACTAACTTTGAATTTACAAAAGATAAAATTGGAGAAGAAAACATCAAACGTCTTGAACAAATTAAACAAGATATTAAAGATGGTAAAATTCAAGTGAAACCTACATTGTAA
- a CDS encoding AzlC family ABC transporter permease — MAQIRKLENYLKGLKDGTGIGIAYIPFGVAIGLISAKSFSQILPMIGLTSFGMYAGGAHSLLLKVLYVMKSPPVEVILSIVLINLRYLLLNIVIFRQLGEKTPIFQKFLVGVGLTDETVTYLTLKNAKNAWYMMGVNTIPYFCYCFGTIFGAIFGEKLPESLMNSMNFVLYSIFFSMLIMALSQNFKYIRIVLLALVIKMAFSFLPILNKVSSGWVMILTMSLASFIYAQLYYNENPEK; from the coding sequence ATGGCACAAATAAGAAAACTGGAAAACTATTTAAAGGGATTAAAAGACGGTACTGGAATCGGAATTGCCTACATTCCCTTTGGAGTTGCAATCGGACTGATTTCAGCCAAAAGTTTTTCCCAAATTTTGCCAATGATTGGGCTTACATCGTTTGGAATGTATGCAGGAGGGGCTCATTCATTACTGTTAAAGGTACTTTATGTGATGAAGTCGCCTCCAGTTGAAGTGATTTTATCTATTGTTCTTATCAATTTAAGATATTTATTGTTAAATATTGTTATTTTTAGACAGCTTGGTGAAAAAACTCCTATTTTTCAGAAGTTTCTGGTAGGCGTGGGGCTTACTGATGAAACTGTAACATATCTGACATTAAAAAATGCCAAAAATGCGTGGTATATGATGGGAGTAAATACAATTCCATATTTTTGTTACTGTTTTGGTACAATTTTTGGAGCAATATTTGGTGAAAAATTGCCAGAATCACTTATGAATAGTATGAATTTTGTGCTTTATTCAATATTTTTCAGTATGTTAATAATGGCTTTAAGCCAAAATTTTAAATATATAAGAATTGTTTTGCTGGCACTTGTTATAAAAATGGCATTTTCATTTTTGCCTATTTTAAATAAGGTAAGTTCAGGATGGGTTATGATTTTAACGATGTCTTTGGCAAGTTTTATATATGCGCAGCTTTATTATAATGAAAATCCTGAAAAGTAG